In Pseudomonas rhizosphaerae, one DNA window encodes the following:
- a CDS encoding TetR/AcrR family transcriptional regulator: MSSIRERNKALILRAASEEFADKGFAAAKTHDIASKAGVPKPNVYYYFKSKENLYREVLESIIEPILRASTPFDTAGEPQDVLRAYIRAKIHISRDLPFASKVFASEIMHGAPHLSADQVEQLNAQALHNIQCLQTWIDHGQIAPVDPHHLMFSIWAATQTYADFDWQIASITGKAKLDDTDYEAAIDTITRLVLKGCAPE; this comes from the coding sequence ATGAGCAGTATTCGCGAGCGCAACAAGGCCCTCATCCTGCGCGCGGCCAGCGAAGAATTCGCCGACAAGGGGTTCGCCGCCGCCAAGACCCACGACATTGCCAGCAAGGCCGGCGTGCCCAAGCCCAACGTCTATTACTACTTCAAGTCCAAGGAAAACCTCTACCGCGAGGTGCTGGAAAGCATCATCGAGCCGATCCTGCGCGCGTCGACGCCATTCGATACGGCCGGTGAGCCACAGGACGTGCTGCGAGCCTACATCCGCGCCAAGATCCACATCTCCCGCGATCTGCCCTTCGCCTCGAAGGTGTTCGCCAGTGAAATCATGCACGGCGCGCCCCACCTGAGCGCCGACCAGGTCGAGCAACTCAATGCCCAGGCCCTGCACAACATCCAGTGCCTGCAGACCTGGATCGATCATGGGCAGATCGCGCCCGTCGACCCCCATCATCTGATGTTCAGTATATGGGCCGCGACCCAGACCTACGCCGACTTCGACTGGCAGATCGCCTCGATCACCGGCAAGGCCAAGCTCGACGACACCGACTACGAAGCGGCCATCGACACCATCACGCGACTGGTGCTCAAGGGCTGCGCACCGGAGTAG
- a CDS encoding SDR family NAD(P)-dependent oxidoreductase: protein MDLGIKGRVALITGGSGGLGLATAKLLGEEGVSIVLSDNDASKLEQVAAQLPDTVLTVVADVTDQQQVDHLVAQAEARFGQIDIVVHTAGVTGAKGDPLALSDADYLEAWNTDFFSAVRVARATIPHMRERQWGRFVCITSENAVQPYWEEAVYNVAKAGLAAFIKNLSYKEAGFGVLCNTVAPAFIETPMTDGMMEQRAQQMGVSFEEAIESFLEEERPGIVQKRRGKVEEVASVIAMLVSERASFVNGSNVRVDGGSVQAVQN from the coding sequence ATGGATTTGGGAATCAAAGGGCGCGTGGCGCTCATCACTGGCGGCAGCGGTGGCCTGGGTCTGGCGACTGCCAAATTGCTGGGCGAGGAAGGCGTCAGCATCGTGCTGTCGGACAACGATGCGAGCAAGCTCGAACAGGTGGCCGCGCAATTGCCCGACACCGTGTTGACGGTCGTGGCCGATGTTACCGACCAGCAGCAGGTCGATCATCTGGTGGCGCAGGCAGAAGCCCGTTTCGGCCAGATCGACATCGTGGTGCACACCGCAGGTGTCACCGGTGCCAAGGGCGACCCACTGGCATTGTCCGACGCTGACTACCTGGAAGCCTGGAACACCGACTTCTTTTCCGCCGTGCGCGTGGCTCGGGCGACCATTCCACACATGCGCGAACGCCAGTGGGGTCGCTTTGTCTGCATCACTTCGGAGAACGCGGTACAGCCGTACTGGGAAGAAGCGGTGTACAACGTGGCCAAGGCAGGACTGGCCGCATTCATCAAGAACCTGTCCTACAAGGAGGCAGGCTTTGGGGTACTGTGCAACACCGTTGCGCCCGCCTTCATCGAAACGCCGATGACCGACGGCATGATGGAACAGCGCGCACAGCAGATGGGCGTTTCGTTCGAAGAGGCCATTGAAAGTTTCCTGGAAGAAGAACGGCCAGGCATCGTGCAGAAACGCCGTGGCAAGGTCGAAGAAGTGGCTTCGGTGATCGCCATGCTGGTTTCGGAACGGGCGTCTTTCGTCAACGGCAGCAACGTTCGGGTCGACGGCGGTTCGGTGCAAGCTGTTCAGAACTGA
- a CDS encoding adenine phosphoribosyltransferase, giving the protein MVFDEHSFKFLIRPVPDFPKPGVVFRDITPLFQSPKALRLVIDSFVHRYIDAQFSHIGAMDARGFLIGSIVAHELNKPLILFRKQGKLPAHVLCEGYQTEYGEAFLEVHADSLCEGDSLVLFDDLIATGGTLIAAANLVRRMGAEVFEAAAIIDLPELQGSQRLQDAGVGTFCLTRFALDER; this is encoded by the coding sequence ATGGTTTTCGACGAACACAGTTTCAAGTTCCTGATCCGCCCCGTGCCGGATTTCCCCAAGCCGGGCGTGGTGTTTCGCGACATCACCCCGCTGTTCCAGTCGCCCAAGGCCTTGCGTCTGGTGATCGACAGTTTCGTGCACCGCTACATCGACGCCCAGTTCAGCCACATCGGGGCGATGGATGCGCGCGGGTTTCTGATCGGATCCATCGTCGCCCATGAACTGAACAAGCCGCTGATCCTGTTCCGCAAGCAAGGCAAGCTGCCAGCGCATGTGCTGTGCGAGGGTTACCAAACCGAATACGGCGAAGCGTTTCTCGAAGTGCACGCCGACAGCCTGTGCGAAGGCGATTCGCTGGTGCTGTTCGATGACCTGATTGCCACCGGCGGCACGCTGATCGCCGCGGCCAATCTGGTCAGGCGCATGGGCGCCGAGGTGTTCGAGGCCGCCGCCATCATCGACCTGCCCGAGCTGCAGGGCTCGCAGCGTCTGCAAGACGCTGGCGTTGGTACGTTCTGCCTGACTCGCTTCGCCTTGGACGAGCGCTAA
- a CDS encoding phage holin family protein — MNNDGVHNDPFDTPRQPIDPVRQDDASIGGLLRQLTREVPELFTKELALAKAEMQQSLVTLKAGIVAVAGGAIVLLAGFIVLLMAAVYGLGTMMQLWLAALIVGGITLVIGFIMLQSGKKQFEPSHFTPDRTLHAMQQDKEALKRKVS; from the coding sequence ATGAACAATGACGGAGTACACAACGATCCATTCGATACGCCCAGGCAGCCGATTGACCCGGTGCGTCAGGACGATGCTTCGATCGGTGGCCTGTTGCGCCAACTGACTCGCGAGGTGCCGGAGCTGTTCACCAAGGAGCTGGCACTGGCCAAGGCAGAAATGCAGCAAAGCCTGGTCACGCTCAAGGCCGGCATCGTTGCCGTCGCAGGGGGTGCAATCGTGTTGCTGGCGGGCTTCATCGTTCTGCTCATGGCGGCGGTGTACGGCCTGGGCACCATGATGCAGCTGTGGTTGGCCGCACTGATCGTGGGCGGTATCACCCTGGTCATCGGTTTCATCATGCTGCAGTCGGGCAAGAAGCAGTTCGAACCCTCGCACTTCACGCCGGACCGCACCCTGCACGCCATGCAGCAGGACAAGGAAGCATTGAAGAGGAAAGTCTCATGA
- a CDS encoding DUF3618 domain-containing protein has product MSSSFDTDLEKSPEALEREIDAKRASISNLVDSLESRFTPGQLFDQAMSYTKGNGGEFFQNLGTTLKNNPVPTVLTGVGLAWLAMNQNKPFQPGPASTGPGLGDKVNQAVDKVSHALSSAGVHLHGAADTARDHGQTLRSKASDLSHRAGDSFDATSSQLTDKAHDVSQRVQAQASEVKDQLEHLLKEQPLVLAAIGIALGAALGAALPSTRKENELMGQARDDLADSLKAKGQQAYAAAKDTVKQATDTVPASPADSTSSASERSIGEHPVTPTSASEGTDLSSGLGIEP; this is encoded by the coding sequence ATGAGCAGCTCATTCGATACTGATCTGGAAAAAAGCCCGGAAGCCCTGGAGCGCGAAATCGACGCCAAGCGTGCCAGCATCAGCAATCTGGTCGATTCCCTGGAAAGCCGGTTCACGCCGGGGCAGCTGTTCGACCAGGCCATGTCCTATACCAAGGGCAACGGCGGCGAATTTTTCCAGAACCTGGGCACGACCCTGAAAAACAATCCAGTCCCTACGGTGCTTACCGGCGTTGGTCTGGCCTGGCTGGCGATGAACCAGAACAAGCCCTTTCAGCCAGGGCCTGCGTCGACCGGACCGGGGTTGGGCGACAAGGTCAATCAAGCGGTGGATAAAGTCAGTCATGCGTTGTCCAGCGCTGGCGTGCATCTGCACGGGGCCGCCGATACGGCGCGTGACCACGGACAGACCTTGCGCTCGAAGGCGAGCGATCTGTCGCACCGCGCCGGGGATTCCTTCGATGCCACGTCCAGCCAGCTGACCGACAAGGCGCACGACGTCAGCCAGCGCGTGCAGGCCCAGGCCAGCGAGGTGAAGGATCAGTTGGAGCACTTGCTCAAGGAGCAGCCGTTGGTGCTCGCGGCGATCGGCATTGCCCTGGGGGCGGCGTTGGGTGCGGCGTTGCCATCCACGCGCAAGGAGAATGAGCTGATGGGGCAAGCGCGTGACGATCTTGCCGATTCTCTCAAGGCCAAGGGTCAGCAGGCCTATGCGGCGGCCAAGGACACGGTGAAACAGGCAACGGACACAGTGCCTGCGTCACCCGCCGACAGTACTTCTTCCGCTAGCGAGCGCAGCATTGGCGAGCATCCGGTCACGCCTACGTCGGCTAGCGAGGGCACCGATCTGTCTTCGGGGCTGGGCATCGAGCCCTGA
- a CDS encoding manganese catalase family protein, with product MFLHNKRLQYTVRVAAPNPGLANLLLEQFGGAQGELAAAARYFTQALAEDDPGRKDLLMSIATEELSHLEIVGSIIVMLNKGAKGQLAEGVQEEGELYRAINGAGNDSHITSLLYGAGAPLVNSAGVPWTAAYIDTIGEPTADMRSNIAAESRAKIVYERLMNVTDDPGVKEALGFLMTREIAHQLSFEKALHSIQPNFPQGKLPGMPEFTNKYFNMSGEPNVRGPWNQGEEWEFVESPEPAVDGGDGSASVTLSADDADVLDAMRMRTQSDPDANPITGADLGSGKA from the coding sequence ATGTTCTTGCATAACAAGCGTTTGCAATACACCGTGCGTGTTGCGGCACCCAACCCCGGGTTGGCTAACCTGTTGCTGGAACAATTCGGCGGCGCCCAAGGTGAACTGGCTGCAGCGGCACGCTACTTCACCCAGGCGTTGGCCGAGGATGATCCAGGCCGCAAGGACCTGCTGATGTCGATCGCCACCGAAGAGCTGAGCCACCTGGAAATCGTGGGTTCGATCATCGTCATGCTCAACAAGGGCGCCAAAGGGCAACTGGCCGAAGGCGTGCAGGAAGAAGGCGAGTTGTACCGTGCCATCAACGGCGCTGGCAATGATTCACATATCACCAGTCTGCTGTACGGTGCCGGTGCGCCATTGGTCAATTCGGCCGGTGTACCTTGGACCGCCGCTTATATCGATACCATCGGTGAACCCACTGCCGATATGCGTTCCAACATTGCCGCCGAGTCGCGGGCCAAGATTGTCTATGAACGTTTGATGAACGTGACGGACGATCCAGGCGTGAAAGAAGCACTGGGCTTCTTGATGACCCGTGAAATAGCGCATCAATTGTCCTTCGAAAAAGCCCTGCACTCCATTCAACCCAACTTTCCCCAGGGCAAGTTGCCGGGTATGCCAGAGTTCACCAACAAGTATTTCAACATGTCGGGTGAGCCCAATGTACGCGGGCCGTGGAACCAGGGTGAAGAGTGGGAGTTCGTCGAGTCGCCCGAACCCGCTGTCGATGGCGGTGACGGCAGTGCGTCAGTGACCTTGTCGGCAGACGATGCCGATGTACTGGACGCCATGAGAATGCGCACCCAGTCCGATCCGGATGCCAATCCGATCACCGGTGCCGATCTGGGTTCAGGCAAGGCGTAA
- a CDS encoding DUF808 domain-containing protein: MAAGNLLTLLDDIATLLDDVSLAAKKTAGVLGDDLALNAQQVTGVKADRELPVVWAVAKGSLLNKAILVPAALLISAFAPWLITPLLMIGGAYLCFEGFEKVVHKFLHKDSAEELERRKAAMADAQVDMVAFEKDKIKGAVRTDFILSAEIIVLALGVVSTRPFLDQVGVLVITAVLITVGVYGLVAGIVKLDDVGLYLKQKTGSASQALGNGLLWLAPVLMKVLSILGTIAMFLVGGGIIAHGLPFVHHLSEAAVAFVGGGVMGTVASTLVDALTGILTGALVLAVVSLGKKLFGKSKPL; the protein is encoded by the coding sequence GTGGCCGCAGGCAATTTGCTTACGCTTCTCGACGATATCGCGACGTTGCTCGACGACGTTTCCCTGGCTGCGAAGAAAACCGCCGGAGTGCTGGGCGATGATCTGGCGCTCAATGCCCAACAGGTGACCGGGGTCAAGGCCGATCGCGAACTGCCGGTGGTCTGGGCGGTGGCCAAGGGATCCTTGTTGAACAAGGCGATCCTGGTGCCCGCAGCGCTGTTGATCAGCGCGTTCGCCCCGTGGCTGATCACACCGTTGTTGATGATCGGCGGTGCTTATCTGTGCTTCGAAGGCTTCGAGAAGGTCGTGCACAAGTTCCTGCACAAGGATTCGGCAGAAGAGCTTGAACGTCGCAAGGCGGCCATGGCCGATGCTCAGGTCGACATGGTTGCGTTCGAAAAAGACAAGATCAAAGGCGCGGTGCGTACCGATTTCATTCTTTCTGCAGAGATCATCGTGCTGGCACTGGGTGTGGTGTCGACGCGGCCGTTCCTGGACCAGGTCGGCGTGCTGGTGATCACGGCGGTGCTGATCACCGTTGGTGTCTATGGATTGGTGGCCGGTATCGTCAAGCTTGACGACGTTGGCCTGTACCTCAAGCAGAAGACCGGATCGGCCAGCCAGGCGCTGGGCAATGGCCTGTTGTGGCTGGCACCGGTGCTGATGAAGGTGTTGTCGATCCTGGGCACTATCGCCATGTTCCTGGTCGGCGGCGGCATCATCGCGCACGGCCTGCCGTTCGTGCATCACCTCAGTGAAGCGGCCGTGGCGTTTGTCGGTGGCGGCGTGATGGGAACCGTGGCCAGCACCCTTGTGGACGCGCTGACCGGCATCCTCACCGGTGCCCTCGTCCTGGCCGTGGTTTCCCTCGGCAAAAAATTGTTCGGCAAATCCAAACCCCTGTAG
- a CDS encoding SDR family oxidoreductase, with protein sequence MSKKIALVTGAGSGIGRATALGLAADGFCVVLAGRRLETVQAVAHMIAEQGGEALAVAADVRDSDSVDALFATVEQTYGRLDVIFNNAGIGAPAVPIDELDVAKWADVLQTNVTGVFLCCRAAFGLMRRQQPQGGRIINNGSISAHTPRSFSMPYTASKHAVLGITKSLALDGREFNIACSQIDIGNALTELSARMTKGVRQANGDIAIEPMVDMVHVVDAVRYIAKLPLSANVLNMTVMATNMPFVGRG encoded by the coding sequence ATGTCGAAGAAGATAGCGTTGGTGACAGGTGCCGGCAGCGGCATTGGCCGAGCGACCGCCCTGGGGCTTGCAGCGGATGGATTCTGCGTGGTGCTGGCAGGCAGGCGCCTGGAAACCGTGCAGGCTGTGGCTCACATGATCGCCGAGCAGGGCGGTGAAGCTCTGGCAGTGGCGGCCGACGTCCGCGACAGCGACAGCGTCGATGCCTTGTTCGCCACGGTCGAGCAGACCTACGGGCGCCTCGACGTCATCTTCAACAATGCCGGCATCGGCGCGCCCGCAGTGCCGATCGACGAGTTGGACGTGGCCAAGTGGGCCGACGTGCTGCAGACCAACGTCACCGGAGTGTTCCTGTGTTGCCGCGCAGCGTTCGGCCTGATGCGCCGACAGCAGCCGCAGGGCGGGCGGATCATCAACAACGGCTCGATCTCGGCGCACACACCGCGTAGCTTCAGCATGCCCTACACCGCCAGCAAGCACGCGGTGCTGGGCATCACCAAAAGCCTGGCGCTCGATGGCCGCGAGTTCAACATCGCCTGCAGCCAGATCGATATCGGCAATGCCCTGACCGAGCTGTCGGCACGCATGACCAAAGGCGTTCGCCAGGCCAATGGCGACATCGCCATCGAGCCCATGGTCGACATGGTCCATGTCGTCGACGCGGTGCGCTACATCGCCAAGCTGCCGTTGTCGGCAAACGTACTGAACATGACGGTCATGGCAACCAACATGCCGTTCGTGGGGCGAGGCTGA
- the fnr gene encoding fumarate/nitrate reduction transcriptional regulator Fnr produces MPEPAKNRAPHQAHCKDCSLAPLCLPLSLELADMDALDDIVKRGRPLKKGEYLFRQGEAFDAVYAVRSGALKTFSLSDNGEEQITGFHLPSELLGLSGVDTQTYPVTAQAQETTSVCEIPFERLDELSVQLPQLRRQLMRVMSREIRDDQQMMLLLSKKTADERIATFLVNLSARHTARGYSAVQFRLSMSRNEIGNFLGLAVETVSRVFTRFQQGGLLQAQGKEVRILDAQQLCAVAGGTMLD; encoded by the coding sequence ATGCCTGAGCCGGCGAAAAACCGTGCCCCCCATCAAGCCCACTGCAAGGACTGCAGCCTGGCGCCCCTGTGCCTGCCCTTGTCCCTGGAGCTGGCTGACATGGACGCCCTGGACGACATCGTCAAGCGCGGCCGTCCCTTGAAGAAAGGCGAGTACCTGTTCCGCCAGGGTGAAGCCTTCGACGCGGTGTACGCGGTACGTTCAGGCGCCTTGAAGACGTTCAGCCTCAGCGACAACGGTGAGGAGCAGATCACCGGCTTCCACTTGCCCAGTGAACTGCTCGGGCTGTCCGGGGTGGACACGCAGACGTACCCGGTCACTGCGCAGGCGCAGGAAACCACGTCGGTGTGCGAGATCCCCTTCGAGCGCCTGGACGAACTGTCGGTGCAACTGCCGCAGTTGCGTCGCCAACTGATGCGGGTGATGAGCCGCGAGATCCGCGACGATCAACAGATGATGCTGCTGCTGTCGAAAAAGACCGCCGACGAGCGCATCGCCACTTTTCTCGTCAACCTTTCGGCTCGGCACACCGCGCGCGGCTATTCGGCGGTGCAGTTCCGCCTGAGCATGTCGCGCAACGAGATCGGCAACTTTCTCGGCCTGGCAGTGGAGACGGTGTCGCGGGTGTTCACCCGCTTCCAGCAGGGCGGCCTGCTCCAGGCCCAAGGCAAGGAAGTGCGCATCCTGGATGCGCAGCAGCTGTGTGCCGTGGCTGGCGGTACGATGCTCGACTGA
- a CDS encoding SDR family oxidoreductase has protein sequence MTHSALVVGASGIVGSATSRLLLDQGWQVAGLARKPAVAEGVIPVQADLMDPESLATALADHTPSHVFLTTWARQDTEAENIRVNAAMVRNVLDALRAAGSIKHVALVTGLKHYLGPFENYGKGSLPQTPFREEQGRLDVENFYYAQEDEVFAAAERDGFTWSVHRPHTITGVAVGNAMNMATTLAVYASVCKATGRPFVFPGSRVQWDSLTDMTDARLLAKQLLWASTTPAAANQAFNVTNGDVFRWSWMWQQIANWFGVEAAPFPQQVTPLAEQMADDAAVWQQLANEHGLREADIDRLVSPWHTDADLGRPIEVVTDVSKSRRLGFTEFQASDQAFFDVFEKLRSERLIP, from the coding sequence ATGACTCATTCTGCATTGGTAGTAGGCGCCAGCGGCATCGTTGGCAGCGCCACGTCACGGCTGCTGCTGGACCAGGGCTGGCAGGTTGCCGGTTTGGCCCGCAAGCCCGCCGTGGCCGAGGGTGTCATCCCTGTCCAGGCCGACCTGATGGACCCTGAGTCCCTGGCCACGGCACTGGCCGACCACACGCCCAGCCACGTCTTTTTGACCACCTGGGCACGCCAGGACACCGAAGCGGAGAACATCCGCGTCAACGCCGCCATGGTGCGCAACGTGCTCGATGCCTTGCGCGCGGCCGGCAGCATCAAGCACGTGGCTTTGGTCACCGGCCTTAAGCACTACCTGGGCCCGTTCGAGAACTACGGCAAGGGCAGCTTGCCACAGACGCCTTTTCGTGAAGAACAGGGCCGCCTGGACGTCGAGAACTTCTATTACGCCCAGGAAGACGAAGTGTTCGCTGCGGCCGAGCGCGATGGTTTCACCTGGAGCGTGCACCGCCCGCACACCATTACCGGTGTCGCGGTAGGCAACGCCATGAACATGGCCACCACCCTGGCGGTGTACGCGTCCGTCTGCAAGGCGACCGGCCGGCCGTTCGTGTTCCCTGGTTCGCGGGTGCAGTGGGACAGCCTGACCGACATGACCGACGCGCGACTGTTGGCCAAGCAACTGCTCTGGGCCAGCACTACGCCTGCGGCGGCCAACCAGGCCTTCAACGTGACCAATGGCGATGTGTTTCGCTGGAGCTGGATGTGGCAGCAGATCGCCAATTGGTTCGGCGTCGAGGCCGCGCCTTTCCCGCAGCAGGTTACGCCGCTGGCCGAGCAGATGGCCGACGATGCTGCGGTGTGGCAGCAGTTGGCGAACGAGCATGGCCTGCGCGAAGCCGATATCGACCGCCTGGTTTCGCCGTGGCACACCGATGCCGACCTTGGCCGGCCGATCGAGGTGGTCACCGACGTGTCCAAGAGCCGTCGGTTGGGTTTCACCGAGTTCCAGGCCAGCGATCAGGCATTTTTCGACGTGTTCGAGAAGCTGCGTAGCGAGCGTTTGATTCCTTGA
- a CDS encoding sulfate ABC transporter substrate-binding protein: protein MKKLIGASLLAAGLTLTGLVQAAPSLLNVSYDVMRDFYKDYNSAFQKHWQAEHNEAITVQMSFGGSSKQARSVIDGLPADVITMNMATDINALADNGKLVPEDWVTRLPNNSAPFTSATVFIVRKGNPKALKDWPDLLKDGVQVIVPNPKTSGNGRYTYLSAWGYVLKNGGDETKARDFVGKLFKQAPVLDTGGRGATTTFMTNQIGDVLITFENEAEMIAREFGRDQFEVVYPSVSAEAEPPVSVVDKVVERKGTRAAADEYLKYLWSPEGQEIAANNYLRPRDPAVLAKFTDRFPKVEFLSVEKTFGDWRSVQKTHFNDGGVFDQIYTGQ from the coding sequence GTGAAGAAATTGATCGGTGCCTCGCTGTTGGCGGCAGGCTTGACCCTGACCGGCCTGGTCCAGGCCGCGCCCAGCCTGCTCAACGTCTCGTACGATGTGATGCGCGACTTCTACAAGGACTACAACAGCGCCTTCCAGAAGCATTGGCAAGCCGAACACAATGAAGCCATCACCGTGCAGATGTCCTTCGGCGGCTCCAGCAAGCAGGCGCGCTCGGTCATCGACGGCCTGCCCGCCGACGTCATCACCATGAACATGGCCACCGACATCAATGCCCTGGCCGACAACGGCAAGCTGGTGCCCGAGGACTGGGTCACGCGCTTGCCGAACAACAGCGCGCCGTTCACCTCGGCAACGGTGTTCATCGTGCGCAAGGGCAACCCCAAGGCGCTGAAAGACTGGCCCGACCTGCTCAAGGATGGCGTACAGGTCATCGTGCCCAACCCCAAGACGTCCGGCAACGGTCGCTACACCTACCTGTCGGCCTGGGGCTATGTGCTCAAGAACGGCGGCGATGAAACCAAGGCCCGCGACTTCGTCGGCAAGCTGTTCAAGCAGGCGCCGGTCCTGGACACCGGTGGCCGTGGCGCAACCACCACGTTCATGACCAACCAGATCGGCGACGTGTTGATCACCTTCGAGAACGAAGCGGAAATGATCGCCCGCGAGTTCGGCCGCGACCAGTTCGAAGTGGTCTACCCCAGCGTTTCCGCCGAGGCCGAGCCACCGGTCAGCGTGGTCGACAAAGTGGTCGAGCGCAAAGGCACGCGTGCCGCAGCCGATGAATACCTGAAATACCTGTGGTCTCCGGAAGGCCAGGAGATTGCCGCCAACAATTACCTGCGTCCGCGTGATCCAGCGGTGCTGGCCAAGTTCACCGATCGCTTCCCGAAGGTCGAATTCCTTTCAGTGGAGAAAACCTTCGGCGACTGGCGCAGTGTGCAAAAGACCCACTTCAACGACGGCGGCGTGTTCGACCAGATCTACACCGGCCAGTAA
- a CDS encoding ion transporter, translating to MTTLRDRLYVVVFQSDTPAGRRFDKTLLLIILASLLVVIIDSVETVHSQYADLFAWIEWGFTFIFAVEYLLRLYCSPKPLRYAFSFYGLIDLLAIVPGILAIYYSDAQYLMIVRVVRMLRIFRVLKLSPYLKQANYLLAALRGSKQKIIVFLVSVSTLVTVFGTLMYVVEGPQNGFANIPTGIYWAIVTLTTVGYGDIVPTTPIGQILSAMVMITGYSIIAVPTGIFTAELANAMRGEGLQHECGVCHKRSHEQTASFCSQCGNALFKKAL from the coding sequence ATGACCACTCTGCGTGATCGCCTGTACGTCGTCGTCTTCCAGAGCGACACCCCTGCCGGACGCCGCTTCGACAAAACCCTGTTGCTGATCATCCTCGCCAGCCTGCTGGTGGTGATCATCGACAGCGTCGAGACTGTACACAGCCAGTACGCCGACCTGTTCGCATGGATCGAATGGGGCTTCACGTTCATCTTTGCCGTCGAGTACCTGCTGCGTCTGTACTGCTCGCCCAAGCCCCTGCGCTATGCGTTCAGCTTCTACGGCCTGATCGACCTGCTGGCGATCGTCCCCGGCATCCTGGCCATCTACTACAGCGACGCCCAGTACCTGATGATCGTGCGCGTGGTGCGCATGCTGCGGATCTTCCGCGTGCTCAAGCTCAGCCCCTACTTGAAGCAAGCCAATTACCTGCTGGCAGCGCTGCGCGGCAGCAAACAGAAGATCATCGTGTTCCTGGTCAGCGTCAGCACCCTGGTGACGGTGTTCGGCACCCTGATGTACGTGGTCGAAGGCCCGCAGAACGGCTTCGCCAACATCCCCACCGGTATCTACTGGGCCATCGTCACCCTGACCACTGTCGGTTATGGCGACATCGTGCCCACTACACCGATTGGCCAGATACTGTCGGCCATGGTCATGATCACCGGTTATTCGATCATCGCCGTGCCCACGGGCATTTTCACTGCCGAGTTGGCCAATGCCATGCGCGGCGAAGGCCTGCAGCACGAGTGCGGGGTGTGCCACAAACGCAGCCACGAACAGACGGCGTCCTTCTGCTCGCAATGCGGCAATGCGCTGTTCAAGAAAGCGCTCTAA
- a CDS encoding CatB-related O-acetyltransferase translates to MNVLKRALLDRKLKKALAARKCRLDCGSRGLRNGIELTLEEGVKLHDVKLFGQRLSIGAHTDIMSGAELHEVSEIGRYCSIAAGTVIGHSRQSHPLGWLSTHSKLFALRAARTPEAAGYYVSAPTTLGHDVWIGRDAMIMDGISIGTGAVVGAQSLVNKDVPPYAIVAGTPARVIRYRFDPDTIARLLASQWWQVAPEALAELPMEQPEALLQALTTAPLEPLQPRRIKLHSAPWRIEAV, encoded by the coding sequence ATGAACGTTCTCAAACGCGCCCTTCTCGACCGTAAGCTGAAGAAAGCCCTGGCGGCGCGCAAGTGTCGCCTGGACTGTGGCAGTCGCGGATTGCGCAATGGCATCGAGCTGACGCTGGAGGAAGGCGTCAAGCTGCATGACGTCAAGCTGTTCGGGCAGCGTCTGAGCATCGGCGCGCACACTGACATCATGAGCGGTGCCGAACTGCATGAAGTGTCCGAGATCGGCCGCTACTGTTCCATCGCCGCTGGAACGGTCATCGGCCATAGCCGCCAGTCGCACCCGCTGGGCTGGCTGTCCACCCACAGCAAGCTGTTCGCCTTGCGTGCCGCGCGCACGCCCGAGGCGGCCGGCTATTACGTGAGCGCCCCAACCACGCTGGGGCATGACGTGTGGATCGGACGCGATGCAATGATCATGGACGGCATCAGCATCGGCACGGGCGCGGTGGTGGGGGCACAGTCGTTGGTCAACAAAGACGTGCCGCCCTATGCCATCGTCGCCGGGACCCCGGCGCGGGTGATTCGCTACCGCTTCGACCCCGATACCATTGCGCGATTGCTGGCCAGCCAGTGGTGGCAAGTGGCGCCCGAAGCGCTGGCCGAACTGCCCATGGAACAACCCGAAGCACTGCTCCAGGCCCTGACGACGGCACCCCTGGAGCCGCTGCAACCGCGCCGGATCAAGCTGCACAGCGCACCGTGGCGCATCGAAGCGGTTTGA